The stretch of DNA aaaatataaggtgtattactTTTTTGAAAAGTCAAATCTTTTAAGTTTGATCAAATTTTGTAGAGAAATTTATCTAAATACATAATATCAAGTCGGTATGATGAGATTTATCATGAAATGAATTTCCATACAGTTTTTTTAATATTGTGGATGTCGATATTTTTTTGCTCTGAACTTGATCAAAGTTATAGAAATTTGACTTTTCAAAATACTAATACCCTTTATATTTTACAATTGATATAATATTTAGTTTGGCAGGTGGGGGAGATGATGGAGTgtgttttattattatttatataACACGGTGCTGATTGATATGTTTTTATATGCCGGTTATTGCTGATTGATTTGAAAAATTGTTGGCGCGGTCAAAATCGTAAACGAAATCCAAAATTGAGCACCCCAATTGAATAGAAGAGTTTCAAAATTAGAAAACATAGTGAATTAAAAGAATTGAGAGCTCCTTAATAAATTGTTGACCCGATCAAAATCAAGTGACCTAATTCTAAATTTAAAACCTCAATTAGTTTTGAGGCCTTAAAAATTAGGAAGCATAGTGTGTATAGTATAAAAGAATTGAATGATAGAGCTTTTGAGAAATTGTTGACCTGGTAAAAATCGGGTGACCAAACTCTTGGAGACCTTAATTGAATGTAGGCTTTTTAAAACTAGGGAGCATAGTGTTATAGAGATGGAGTAAAGCTCAAAGATGTGTGAAACTTTATTGAACTTTTAGAAGTACATTTGATttttagaagaaaaaaagaagaagaagcacaTACATTGTCAACCTACAGAGAACCGTCCGATCTGTTACCTAGCCGAGGCTGGCGTCCCGGCGCGGCCCGACGAGCCCAACGGCCTCGTTGACGCCGGAGACGAGCTCGGCCTCGAAGTTGCCGGACGACATGGACGGCAGCCGCTCGTAGACCCTGGAGCCGAGGTGCTGCAGCTTCTTCTGCTGCGTCTTCACGGTCCTGCTGATGATCTTGTAGTTCCAGCGCTGCTGCACGTAGACCGCGGCGGCGAGCGCGACGGCGAGCAGCGGGATGGCCACGTCGCCGAACGCCGAGTAGAAGTCGAGGCTGGTGTTGACGAACTCGTACTCCTCCGCGAAGTAGGGGTTGATGGCCGGCGCCGCCCTGACGTAGTCGTAGAGGTGCGGCAGCAGCCGCACCGCCGTCACGCTCACGTAGTAGCTCTTCTTCAGCGGCCGGCAGCTGATCCGCCAGAGCACGTTGCCGACcacctgcgggaggaggaagaagtctTGCGCCAGCCCGACGTACTCCTCCAGCGTCACCGCCCACTGCCGGAGCGCGTGCGACCTGCCGCGGGCGTCCATGTACGAGTCCTCCTGCCGCAGCGGCCGCCCCAGCGCGCTCACGTACCGCGCGCCCAGGATCACCATGAACCCCAGCATGTGCACGCCGAAGCTGTAGAGCAGCACCTTCCGGTCGCTGGGCACGCGGCCGGGCTCCAGCGGGGAGCGCGTGAGCATCCGGATCCGCGACCGCCACACCTTCTGCGCCAGCCGCAGCGTCAGGAGGAACGCGGCGAGGATGAGGATCTTCACGACGCAGTCGATGATCCAGTACAGCTGGCTCTTGTCCACCACGTACGACGGCGGCGCCACGCCGTCCACGGAGCCCCCCGCGGCGGCGATCCGGGCGAACAGCGCCTCGGCGCCCGTGATGAGCGGCATGCTGTACCCCAGCGCCTGCACGCCCAGCATCACCAGGGACACGTACGGCATCACGTCCGTGTTGGCCTTGATGTACATCAGCTGGCTGAACTCGGCGGCGATGGCCGTCGCCAGCGTCGCCACGCGGAGGATCCCCTCCACGCTCCGCCGGGACAGGATGTCCTGCCGTTGCTCCCGGTACATGATCGGCAGCGTCTGGAGCGACGTCGCGTCGAACCACAGAGGGTCGCCGGCGTCGCGCGTGCTGGTGATGTGCACCTTCGCGGTGGGGTTGATCAGCCACTGCGCCGTCGTCGGCGGGTAGTCCACCCTCATCTCGATCGAGCAGTCCATGCCGTCCTCCAGCGCTCCCATGGCCGAGAAGGCTCGCCACGGCGCATAGATGCTCCGGCACCCGATCAGGTACATCCGCCCGTCCACCGGGTTGTACACGCCTTCCAGGAACAGGGCCGACACGTTCAGGTAGGGGCTCCCGGAGAGCGTCAGCTCCGCGGACACGTTGAGGAGAGTCGTCGCCCTCGCCGCCTGCATTTCCGAGGAGGGAGACTCTTTGGGATTGGATTCTTTGCCAAGTCCATCCGTGCCGCCTGGAAACCCCGGCGAATTCCGGCCGACGAGCGGCCCGAGCGAGAGCACCTCCAGCTGAAGGAACGGCCGCTCGAAGCGTTCGCGAGGGAACGGGTCGGGCACGGCCGGCACGTGGAGGGTGAGCTCGTCGGCGAGGCTGGACAGGTCGCGGGTGAGGTCGCCCGCCAAACGCGGATAGCTCAGCAGAGACTTGGCTATGGCAGTGCCGAAGTTGAACGGCTCGCTGCGCGTGAGGAACTCCCCGGCTTGCTTGGCCTTGGTGTAGTCGTACGCCATGCTCATCGGTGCGCCGCCCGAGACGCCGAACCGGTTCCACAGCTCCGACGGGTGCACCGCCCGTTTGAACGTCAGCGGCGAGTGGGCGACGCCGCCTTTGCCGTCGATGCGGGTGATTTGCCCGACGGCGATGCCCCGGCGGGTGGCGGAGAAGGTCGTCTGCACGTACAGGCACACGCGGGAGTGGCACGCCTTCTTGCCGACGCCGAGGCACCCCACCATGCAGAGCTGGCCCGTGGACGGGCGCCACACGCCCTCGGCGGCCAGCGTCATGCCGCTGAGCCCGCTCCTCTTCGCCGCCGTGTACCGGTGCTCCCACGGTGCAACGGCCCGGAACACCGCCGAGACCTTGGCCGATCTCTCACCAGGAACGGTACTCGGCTCGCAACGGATGTCCTGCATGACGATACTGACATCCTTGAACCCGCCGTCCGTCGCGTCTACCGACTTGTCGGTCTCGAACGGCCCGAGCCGCCGGCAGAGAGCGTCTGACGAGTTGCATTTCCAGTTGGGCACGACGGCGAACACGTCCTCCGACGTGAACAGGTCGAGGATGCCGCACAGCGAGCCGCCTCTGTATATCCCACGG from Triticum urartu cultivar G1812 chromosome 3, Tu2.1, whole genome shotgun sequence encodes:
- the LOC125543062 gene encoding uncharacterized protein LOC125543062; protein product: MAVTTLQFAGAFLLPLLAVASSFDPFHRDAQRMDPMGGGRQQGPFIPHEYVRFADVKRQCRSVLSAAADLKFDANRAAALMPELSFVKGDWKQDVDDGAPLMPFDGTDAPEGGAAGAMADPLPLATFMLTHVDVALRGKTALNVSGVLGVAVSRNGTAPEMGPYVSPELKVWPGSTEMKILFEGVYTETGDGESVLCLVGEAVLPRRGKDAANPWDWAKNTDRNNFQPPITHDKNILLVLRYPTTLTLTTRAVRGELTSTNGKSDAGYFGAVTLLSQLGAYSNYKFGSEELVSTACSPQPYRDDILGDGRGIYRGGSLCGILDLFTSEDVFAVVPNWKCNSSDALCRRLGPFETDKSVDATDGGFKDVSIVMQDIRCEPSTVPGERSAKVSAVFRAVAPWEHRYTAAKRSGLSGMTLAAEGVWRPSTGQLCMVGCLGVGKKACHSRVCLYVQTTFSATRRGIAVGQITRIDGKGGVAHSPLTFKRAVHPSELWNRFGVSGGAPMSMAYDYTKAKQAGEFLTRSEPFNFGTAIAKSLLSYPRLAGDLTRDLSSLADELTLHVPAVPDPFPRERFERPFLQLEVLSLGPLVGRNSPGFPGGTDGLGKESNPKESPSSEMQAARATTLLNVSAELTLSGSPYLNVSALFLEGVYNPVDGRMYLIGCRSIYAPWRAFSAMGALEDGMDCSIEMRVDYPPTTAQWLINPTAKVHITSTRDAGDPLWFDATSLQTLPIMYREQRQDILSRRSVEGILRVATLATAIAAEFSQLMYIKANTDVMPYVSLVMLGVQALGYSMPLITGAEALFARIAAAGGSVDGVAPPSYVVDKSQLYWIIDCVVKILILAAFLLTLRLAQKVWRSRIRMLTRSPLEPGRVPSDRKVLLYSFGVHMLGFMVILGARYVSALGRPLRQEDSYMDARGRSHALRQWAVTLEEYVGLAQDFFLLPQVVGNVLWRISCRPLKKSYYVSVTAVRLLPHLYDYVRAAPAINPYFAEEYEFVNTSLDFYSAFGDVAIPLLAVALAAAVYVQQRWNYKIISRTVKTQQKKLQHLGSRVYERLPSMSSGNFEAELVSGVNEAVGLVGPRRDASLG